The following is a genomic window from Citrifermentans bemidjiense Bem.
CGGATTAAAAACGATTACCGCGGATCAGACAAAAACCTCTGTTCTTTACGGTCGATCCGATTTTATCCGCGTTATCCGTTAAATCCGTGTGCTATGCCGTTGGTCTATTCATACTCTATCGCCTCGGTCACCTTGACCTTCGCTGCCTGCCGGGCCGGGACCCAGGCGGCGAGCGCCGACACCAGCGGCAGGGCGATGAGAAGCTGCACCAGGACGTCCCACGGGTAGTTGTGAGGCATGCTCCAGCCGGTGAAGGCAACGGCTACCGGCCCCTCCATGAAGGAAGCGAACAGATTGCCGGCGGGAAGAGCCAGTAACAACCCCGCCAGGGCCAGCACCAACGCCTCGATGACGATGCTGCGGGCGATCTGGGACGGGACGGCGCCCAAGGCCTTCAGTATCCCGATGTCCCGGGTCCTCTCCGCAACGGAGATGAGGAGCGAGGTCACGATACCTAAAAATGCTACGCCGAGGGCGAGGAAGACGGTGATGCGCATGACGGCGTAGAAGGCGTCGATGGCCTTGCCGATCTCTGCCTTGAACTCGGCGCGGGTCGACACGAGCGCGGGGTACCTCCCAGCGAGCTTGGCCCGGATCTCCTCCCGGACCGCCTTGGGATCCACCCCGGGATGCACCGAGACGTCGTAGATGTCCACGCGGTCGTCGTTCCAGTGCTTGAGGAACACGGGGCGGTCGAGCAATATCGATCCCTGGTCGCAACTGTAGTCGCGCAGCACGGCGGAGATGGGAAACTTCACCAATCCACCCGGCGTCATCAGCTCTACCTGGTCACCTACGCCGAGATGGAAGTTCCGGTAGAAGTTTTCGGATACGGCGCACATCCCTTTCGGGGCCCCCTCGCGCATGGCGCGCGCGTCCCCCTGCGCGAACTCGTACTTGGTGCGGTCCAGGAGCTGACCTATCTCCACCGAGTTGATCAGGATCCGCTTCCCGGAAAACTGCGGCCGGATGGCGCGTATGCTCTCGACGGCGCGCACGCCGGGGAGCTGCGCCAGTTCCTCCCGCAGCGCGCCGGGATAGAGGAAGTCGCCGCGGGTGAAGTTGGCGGAGGCCCTGACGAAGAGGTCGCAGGTGAGGACGTCGTCCATCCAGCGCACGATGGTCCCTTTGGTCGATCCCAGGTACCCCCCCAATCCCAGGACGAAGGTGAGCGAGAGCGTCATGGCCATGATGGTGCCGGCGCTCCTGCGCGGGTTCGCCATGAGTGCGTCCGAGGAGAGCGGGCCGGCGGAGGGAAAGAACCGCGAGAGTAGCGGCGCCGCCGCGACCAGGAGGGTCCGGGAGAGTGGACCGAGGAGCAGTATCAGCCCGGTACCACCCAGGAGGAGCACTGCGAGCAGCATCTGGTTCCCCGAAAGTCCGGAGAAAAGGGCGAAGTAGACAGCCGCCGCGAGAAGCGCTGCCGCGCCAGCCAAGCGCGGCGCCACCCGGCGCTCGACGCGTGCCTGGAAGACCCCCTTGGCGAAGGCCTCCGTCGGGGGGATGCGCGAGGCGGCCAGGGCCGGCCCCCATGCCCCGGCGAGCGAGGCGCCGACCCCGAGCAGGATCGACTGCAGCGCGATTGCGGGGGTGAGATGGACGATGCCGGAGCCGCTGATGCCGTAAACCGCCTCGGTGCTCTGGCCCATGCTCACCAGGAGCCCCTGCGAGAAGGCGGTGCCGGCTAAGCAGCCGAGCACCCCGCCCATGATGCCGAGGATGAGTGCCTCGGCGAGAAAGAGGACCTGGACCTGGCGCGGCGTGGCCCCGAGCGCCCTGAGCGTCCCGATGTCCCGGCGGCGGCGGTTCACCGCCACGTTGAAGGCGTTGAAGATGAGGAAGACGCCGATGGCGAGGGCGAAGGCGCTGGAGACGTTGAAGCCGGCGGTGAAGTTCGCCACCAGGCGCTCCATCTGCTCGCCGCGGCGCGCCGGGGTCTCCACCTGGTAGGCGGGGCCGAGCGCCTTTTGCAGCGTCGCGGTCCCCTGCGCCACGGTCACCCCGTCCTGGAGCCGCACGTCGATCCGGTCAAAGCGTCTCCCCCTTCCGAAGAGGTCCTGCGCGGCATAGACGTCGACTACCATCAGGTTGCCACCGAAGGCCTCGGCGAACCCCTTGGGGCTCATCACCCCCCGCGCCGTGACCTGCTTGTATCCGGTCGGGAGCTTCAGCGAGAGCGCCTTCCCCGTGGAGAGCCCGGCCCTCCGGGCGAAGTCGCGGGTGAAGAGGGCCGAGTCCGGTTGCGCCAGGAAGAGGAGCGGGTCGTCCAGGTCGGCGTCGTCCCCCTCGAAGCCGTAGTCGCGCATCTCGCGGTCGCCAAGAAGGTCGATCCCCACCACCATCAGGCTTCCCAGCTCGGCCTTTTCCGGGACCACGATCTGCTCGATGACAGGCGAGGTGGCCCTGATCCCGGGGAGCGATCTCAGTTTTTCCTGGATCTCCTCGGGGACCCCTCCGTCCATGGTCACCTGCAGGTGCGCCTTGCCGGCGACGCGGTCCACGGTGGAGCCTATTCCTTTAACCAGGGCGTCCTGCGCGGTCTTGATGGAGCTGAAGGTGGTTACGCCGACCACGACGCCCAGGAGGGTCAGGATGGTCTTCCCCAGGTGGCGGCGCGCGTAGGAGAGGGAGAGGGTGCGGAGCAGGAACCTCATCTCCCACCTCCGATGACGACGCCGTCGTCCTCCACCCTCCCGTCGCGCAGCCTGATCAACCGGTCGCAGACGGAGGCGGCGTCGTGGTCATGGGTGACCATGACGATGGTGGTGTTCCTGTTGGCGTGGATGGAGCGGAGCAAAGCGAGGATCTCCCTGCCGCGCGCGCTGTCGAGGTTCCCGGTGGGCTCGTCCGCGAGGAGCAGGGGGGCGTCGGTCGCCAAGGCGCGGGCGATGGCGACGCGCTGCCTCTCGCCGCCGGAGAGTTCGTCCGGGAGATGGTCCCCGCGTTTTTCCAGCCCCACTTCGGCGAGGACCCGCTCCACCTGCAGGGCCGCCTTCTTCGCGGATACGCCGGCCAGCTGCAGCGGGAGCGCCACGTTCTGCCGCACCCTGAGCGTCGGCATCAGGTGGTAGGCCTGGAAGATGTAGGAGACGCTGTTG
Proteins encoded in this region:
- a CDS encoding FtsX-like permease family protein translates to MRFLLRTLSLSYARRHLGKTILTLLGVVVGVTTFSSIKTAQDALVKGIGSTVDRVAGKAHLQVTMDGGVPEEIQEKLRSLPGIRATSPVIEQIVVPEKAELGSLMVVGIDLLGDREMRDYGFEGDDADLDDPLLFLAQPDSALFTRDFARRAGLSTGKALSLKLPTGYKQVTARGVMSPKGFAEAFGGNLMVVDVYAAQDLFGRGRRFDRIDVRLQDGVTVAQGTATLQKALGPAYQVETPARRGEQMERLVANFTAGFNVSSAFALAIGVFLIFNAFNVAVNRRRRDIGTLRALGATPRQVQVLFLAEALILGIMGGVLGCLAGTAFSQGLLVSMGQSTEAVYGISGSGIVHLTPAIALQSILLGVGASLAGAWGPALAASRIPPTEAFAKGVFQARVERRVAPRLAGAAALLAAAVYFALFSGLSGNQMLLAVLLLGGTGLILLLGPLSRTLLVAAAPLLSRFFPSAGPLSSDALMANPRRSAGTIMAMTLSLTFVLGLGGYLGSTKGTIVRWMDDVLTCDLFVRASANFTRGDFLYPGALREELAQLPGVRAVESIRAIRPQFSGKRILINSVEIGQLLDRTKYEFAQGDARAMREGAPKGMCAVSENFYRNFHLGVGDQVELMTPGGLVKFPISAVLRDYSCDQGSILLDRPVFLKHWNDDRVDIYDVSVHPGVDPKAVREEIRAKLAGRYPALVSTRAEFKAEIGKAIDAFYAVMRITVFLALGVAFLGIVTSLLISVAERTRDIGILKALGAVPSQIARSIVIEALVLALAGLLLALPAGNLFASFMEGPVAVAFTGWSMPHNYPWDVLVQLLIALPLVSALAAWVPARQAAKVKVTEAIEYE
- a CDS encoding ABC transporter ATP-binding protein, which translates into the protein MLQLRDVVKSYDGKSTVTALAGITLSIAPGEMVAIMGPSGSGKSTLLNLMGGLDVPTSGQLLVAGKDLARESEKARSLFRRNSVSYIFQAYHLMPTLRVRQNVALPLQLAGVSAKKAALQVERVLAEVGLEKRGDHLPDELSGGERQRVAIARALATDAPLLLADEPTGNLDSARGREILALLRSIHANRNTTIVMVTHDHDAASVCDRLIRLRDGRVEDDGVVIGGGR